The Podospora pseudopauciseta strain CBS 411.78 chromosome 2 map unlocalized CBS411.78m_2, whole genome shotgun sequence genome has a window encoding:
- a CDS encoding uncharacterized protein (CAZy:GH43; COG:G; EggNog:ENOG503P1F3) produces MLPTLVTLLLLLLLLHLSLLPLVTATASPLLNRDFPDPSILHDSSGTYYAFATSLLTGPSPKNIQVASAPSPLGPWTYLDIDPLPNPGSWTSGPGSLTWAPSVVRLSDNSYVMYYSGQLSGNNSAYHCIGAAKSTSSVTGPYTPLSQPIACPISQGGAIDPAGFLDPLTGKRYLVYKVDGNSLGNGGSCGNSVAPQVPTPIVLQPVADDGVTFVGERVTILDRTEEDGPLVEAPDLWFDWGTGTYVLFYSNHCWSEEGYSVNYATSGEVTGVYKRASKGSLVATGDGLGVVAPGGASAVRRVDGDGGGNRTSIVFHGNCGEGRCLFGVDVSIGLS; encoded by the exons ATGCTCCCCACGCTCgttaccctcctcctcctcctcctcctcctccacctctcgcTTCTCCCCCTCGTCACCGCGACCGCATCCCCGTTATTAAACCGTGATTTTCCC gacccctccatcctccacgACTCCTCAGGAACCTACTATGCCTtcgccacctccctcctcaccggcccctccccaaaaaacATCCAAGTTGCCTCCGCCCCTTCCCCGTTGGGACCGTGGACTTACCTCGACAtcgaccccctccccaacccggGCTCCTGGACCTCCGGCCCCGGCTCTTTGACCTGGGCCCCCTCGGTGGTCCGGCTATCAGACAACTCCTACGTGATGTACTACTCTGGCCAGCTCTCCGGCAACAACAGCGCATATCACTGCATCGGCGCCGCCAAGTCAACCTCCTCCGTCACAGGTCCGTACACACCCCTATCCCAGCCAATCGCTTGTCCCATTTCCCAAGGCGGGGCGATCGACCCGGCCGGGTTCCTGGACCCCCTGACAGGGAAACGGTATCTGGTCTACAAGGTTGATGGGAACTCCCTCGGGAATGGGGGTTCGTGTGGGAACAGTGTTGCTCCTCAGGTTCCGACCCCGATAGTACTGCAGCCGGtggcggatgatggggtcACTTTCgttggggagagggtcaCGATACTGGATcggacggaggaggatgggccGTTGGTGGAGGCGCCGGATTTGTGGTTTGACTGGGGGACGGGGACGTATGTgcttttttatagtaatcaTTGTTGGAGCGAGGAGGGGTACTCGGTGAATTATGCCACGAGCGGGGAGGTAACGGGGGTGTACAAGAGGGCGAGTAAGGGGAGTTTGGTTGCTAcgggggatgggttgggggttgtcgCGCCGGGGGGCGCGAGCGCGGTCaggagggtggatggggacGGTGGGGGGAACAGAACGAGTATTGTTTTTCATGGGAActgtggggaggggaggtgttTGTTCGGGGTTGATGTTAGTATTGGGCTTTCGTGA
- a CDS encoding uncharacterized protein (COG:S; EggNog:ENOG503P54U), translating to MLLLPVVLLIPQLVSALQVTPNSPCASKCLDSDDLDASDPNSSHTRNSDVVCEDNKFSSAKGQKWQTCMSCLETSTFSQGGESDTMWFLYNLRYAAAFCVFGYPNGTSIGLDVCTTTKACGPLRDGVEHGLLDQKNMTAYSYCKAGAGGANDLSHYEGCLSCVAPHGSTDYLTNYFKAMEAGCAQQPAPGVPLGLNETVFSNNRITLVDPSAPKDDGDSAPVVGTTTIIGIVAGVVVLLLVSGGFAFVCLRKRKNKTRRASAEADFYSNFGVGGHGHRPKSSISFQCQTHMMSPRFWPGAEEGISPATEQSPTDTQLQRSSIYKPPMGGIDAVSSYPTKENRYSVQQKQQDDSIATAPHKMGMPLHQITTALPPASPPQVYTASSEKVYYSPSDFKSPLSADSVRSTAALLPAIKPYIPAEYGVVGQAQPYPQPQVPSPAPTVTSFGQSPTSAVSAPGTGMTPLLRGNPWSAALEKPQRPVINVPPPPPQQKKGRESVMMVGLGIDAGAVPPKRKGTPTPTGSPVESVEIKTAFKAPPRR from the exons ATGCTTCTCCTACCGGTTGTTCTCCTTATCCCACAGCTTGTGTCGGCCCTCCAAGTAACACCAAACTCGCCATGCGCCTCGAAATGCCTAGACTCAGACGACCTCGATGCCTCAGATCCCAATTCGTCACACACAAGAAATTCAGATGTTGTTTGCGAGGACAACAAGTTCTCGTCGGCAAAGGGACAAAAGTGGCAGACATGCATGTCATGTCTAGAGACGAGCACCTTTTCGCAAGGGGGGGAGAGCGACACCATGTGGTTCTTGT ATAACCTTCGATATGCTGCTGCATTCTGCGTTTTTGGGTATCCCAATGGGACAAGTATCGGGCTAGATGTTTGCACCACAACCAAGGCCTGTGGACCATTACGAGACGGCGTCGAACACGGTCTTCTCGACCAAAAGAACATGACGGCGTACTCATACTGCAAAGCCGGCGCAGGAGGTGCCAACGACCTTTCCCATTATGAAGGCTGCTTGTCTTGTGTTGCCCCCCATGGCTCGACAGACTACCTGACCAACTACTTCAAGGCGATGGAGGCCGGATGTGCCCAGCAACCGGCACCGGGTGTGCCTCTTGGCCTCAACGAGACTGTGTTCTCTAACAACCGAATCACCCTTGTCGATCCATCAGCACCCAAGGACGATGGCGACAGCGCGCCGGTCGTTggcacaaccaccatcattGGTATCGTGGCTGGAGTGGTAGTGTTGCTTCTAGTTAGCGGAGGATTCGCTTTCGTCTGCCTTCGCAAGAGGAAGAACAAGACCAGACGTGCCAGCGCCGAAGCTGACTTTTACAGCAACTTTGGTGTCGGCGGTCATGGCCACCGTCCCAAGTCATCTATCTCCTTCCAATGCCAGACACACATGATGTCCCCTCGCTTCTGGCCCGGAGCGGAAGAGGGCATCTCCCCTGCCACCGAGCAGAGCCCAACGGACACCCAACTCCAGAGGTCATCTATCTACAAGCCCCCCATGGGCGGCATCGACGCCGTCTCTTCCTACCCCACCAAAGAAAACCGTTACAGTGTGCAACAGAAACAACAAGACGATTCCATCGCCACCGCTCCCCACAAGATGGGcatgcccctccaccaaatcaccaccgcccttccccccgcctctcctccccaggtGTACACGGCCTCCTCCGAAAAAGTCTACTACTCCCCCTCGGACTTCAAGTCCCCCCTATCAGCCGACTCGGTCCGCAGCACCGCTGCTCTTTTACCGGCTATCAAACCCTACATCCCAGCTGAATACGGCGTCGTTGGTCAAGCGCAGCCctacccccaacctcaagtTCCCAGCCCAGCTCCCACCGTCACATCTTTTGGTCAAAGCCCAACGTCTGCCGTGTCAGCTCCAGGAACGGGGATGACGCCGCTGTTGAGGGGCAACCCTTGGTCCGCCGCTCTAGAGAAGCCCCAGCGTCCAGTTATTAATGtaccgccgcctccgccgcagcagaagaaggggagggagagcgtgatgatggttgggttggggattgATGCCGGGGCGGTGCCGCCCAAGAGGAAGGGGACGCCGACGCCGACGGGGAGTCCGGTGGAGAGTGTGGAGATCAAGACTGCTTTTAAggcgccgccgaggaggtga